Proteins from one Sediminispirochaeta bajacaliforniensis DSM 16054 genomic window:
- a CDS encoding ATP-binding protein, producing the protein MSTITLLLTQKAGMHRLFCMHYYPFSAILGQKRLKAALLACAVDPSIGGVLIRGEKGTAKTTAVRALAPLLPEIEVVGDCPYSCDPADGDTIHESCAARIRAGEEIEHSRRPVRLVELPLNATEDRLAGTIHIEKTLQRGERSFEPGLLAAANRGILYIDEVNLLEDHLVDLVLDAAASGVCRVAREGFNLEHPARFLLVGTMNPEEGELRPQFLDRFALSVTVHGENTPEMRKAIVRRRIAFENDPKAFIKLWDDEEQRLRELVRSARKLLPLIELREEIWDLLVGFSSKAGVQGHRSDIVMAKCASALAALRGKSSVDREELLEAARFALPHRIAGTIEETPETINGRLETILAEEQEEKDQKEKIESPSLRKAGLEYGMVPEEDFFDYPEDFQVPGAAAAGSLVFDFLEKKKRPSMK; encoded by the coding sequence ATGTCAACTATTACCCTCCTATTGACACAAAAAGCGGGGATGCATAGGCTTTTCTGTATGCACTATTACCCCTTTTCCGCCATTTTAGGCCAAAAGCGGTTAAAGGCCGCGCTACTTGCTTGTGCAGTCGATCCCTCCATCGGTGGAGTTCTCATTCGGGGAGAGAAGGGAACCGCAAAGACCACGGCGGTCCGGGCTCTTGCTCCTCTGCTACCGGAAATCGAAGTGGTGGGAGACTGTCCTTACTCCTGTGATCCGGCTGATGGTGATACCATCCACGAATCCTGTGCAGCACGAATCCGTGCAGGAGAAGAGATAGAGCATTCTCGAAGGCCGGTCAGGCTGGTGGAACTTCCGCTCAATGCGACCGAGGACCGCCTTGCCGGTACGATCCACATCGAAAAGACCCTTCAGCGTGGAGAACGCAGCTTCGAACCGGGCCTTCTTGCTGCTGCCAACCGGGGAATCCTCTATATCGATGAGGTGAATCTTCTGGAGGATCACTTAGTGGATCTCGTTCTTGATGCCGCGGCAAGCGGTGTTTGCCGGGTCGCCCGTGAGGGCTTTAATCTGGAGCACCCCGCGCGTTTTCTTCTTGTGGGGACCATGAATCCCGAGGAGGGGGAGCTGCGTCCCCAGTTCCTCGATCGATTTGCTCTATCGGTGACGGTGCATGGCGAGAATACACCCGAGATGCGGAAGGCGATTGTCCGCAGACGGATCGCATTTGAGAATGATCCCAAGGCCTTTATAAAGCTGTGGGATGATGAGGAGCAACGTCTTCGCGAGCTTGTTCGTTCCGCACGCAAGTTGCTTCCCCTGATTGAGCTTCGGGAGGAGATCTGGGATCTTTTGGTCGGCTTTTCTTCCAAGGCAGGGGTCCAGGGCCATCGATCTGATATCGTCATGGCAAAGTGTGCATCTGCCCTTGCAGCACTTCGGGGAAAGTCGTCGGTTGATCGTGAAGAGCTTTTGGAAGCGGCCCGTTTTGCCTTGCCTCACCGCATCGCCGGAACCATCGAGGAGACCCCGGAAACGATAAACGGTCGGCTGGAGACGATTCTTGCCGAAGAGCAGGAAGAGAAGGATCAGAAGGAGAAGATCGAAAGTCCTTCGCTGCGCAAGGCCGGTCTGGAGTACGGAATGGTTCCTGAAGAGGATTTCTTCGATTACCCGGAGGATTTCCAGGTTCCCGGTGCCGCTGCCGCCGGAAGTCTTGTCTTCGATTTTCTCGAAAAAAAAAAGCGTCCATCGATGAAGTAG